A segment of the Syntrophales bacterium genome:
TCTTTTCTGGACTTGCTCCTGACAGGACCGAATTCCAAATCAATTTCAATCAACTTCATTATCATGAACAAACCCTTGTAGGTGCTTATGGATGTAGTTATCGTCATGGTCAGCAAGCTCTTGAATTTCTTGGAGATAAAAAAGTGAAAGTTAATGATCTTATTTCACATAAAATGCCACTCTGGGAACTTGAGGAAGCTCTGAAATTAGTTGAGCAACGAAAAAGCATAAAAATACTGCTTTATCCATAGACGAGGAGAAACAGATGGAGGCAGAAAGAATTAGAAAATTTGGTTTAAAAATTCAGCAATTGATCGAGGGTAAGAATTTATCCCGAGATGAGAGCTACGCCATGTTTAAGGAGATTTTGTTAAACCAACAACCTGATTTGCAGCAGGGTGCATTTCTCGCTGCCCTTGTAGCCAAGGGTGAAACAACAGACGAAATTATCGGAGCCTGGGCTGCAATTGATGAACTAGATACTATTCATATATCGTCAGATTTACCTGTTCCTCTTTTTGAGAATTCAGGAACGGGAATGGATAGACTAAAAACTTTCAATGTAAGCAGTGCATCTGCCATTGTTGCTGCAGCATGTGGAGTGAAAATGGGGAGACATGGTGCCAGGGCACTTACTTCAGCTTGTGGCACTGTGGATATACTTGAAGCCGTTGGTATTGATGTTGAATGTGATATTGA
Coding sequences within it:
- the trpD gene encoding anthranilate phosphoribosyltransferase; the protein is MEAERIRKFGLKIQQLIEGKNLSRDESYAMFKEILLNQQPDLQQGAFLAALVAKGETTDEIIGAWAAIDELDTIHISSDLPVPLFENSGTGMDRLKTFNVSSASAIVAAACGVKMGRHGARALTSACGTVDILEAVGIDVECDIETVERSICLAGIGLFNGMSSKVHPGALGRILSQIRFGSTLNIAASLANPCRPTYGLRGVYAEQLVQPVAEIMREIGYERGMVVYGKDVVSGHGMDELSILGETVVCEFSKDETRDYAINPEDVGLRRVSYEEIANLSPFNVITC